In Drosophila pseudoobscura strain MV-25-SWS-2005 chromosome 4, UCI_Dpse_MV25, whole genome shotgun sequence, the following proteins share a genomic window:
- the Not3 gene encoding CCR4-NOT transcription complex subunit 3, translated as MAATRKLQGEIDRCLKKVAEGVETFEDIWKKVHNATNTNQKQKHLQEKYEADLKKEIKKLQRLRDQIKSWIASAEIKDKSSLLENRRLIETQMERFKVVERETKTKAYSKEGLGAAQKMDPAQRIKDDARNWLTSSISSLQIQIDQYESEIESLLAGKKKRLDRDKQERMDDLRAKLDRHKFHITKLETLLRLLDNDGVEADQVNKIKDDVEYYIDSSQEPDFEENEFIYDDIIGLDEVELSGTATTDSNNSNETSGSPSSVTSGGSPSQSPVTVQQVLPASVQAAANTGSSAASAALFQQQQAAAQSNGSNVGYASDTSAASSSATTSTDPAGSAATLSGGGGGGSGDKRNKSSESNTISKSKPQPQQIIKPTPVRATAKVAPGSETQVKIVSSTPSKNQQLPTAAAVVAASNSAPSSSSGNGSGNGSGSSSVSAGTGAAAPTASGHNPAVQPHAPTPGLTAASIAAAAAAAVVSSSATPAIASISNVQGQSVIQATPTIAFAAVAKHNTSLLENGPVLQQQPISTTVAAIVGAGAQTQQPQHQQQQPAQLSNLQTNSSHLQNGLPVSVSSSDSNSNVVDAISLKTMAQEAINRSAIDVNSLSQQPQTQQQQSNIDTRQQQSQQSLLQQHFSTENTANQPQQVASQQQQNAAAAAAAAAAAAAAAAAMGTIAAAAHAAAASNGSTTGSGLMNLANAAGQPTSGSAKTHTSQQQMATTEAHIPTLLGVTPLGPTPLQKEHQVQFQMMEAAYYHLPQPMDTEKLQTYFHRAPVPTPAHYPQAQLPIYDTVEFYQRLSTETLFFVFYYMEGSKAQYLAAKALKKQSWRFHTKYMMWFQRHEEPKIINDDYEQGTYIYFDYEKWSQRKKEGFTFEYKYLEDKELN; from the exons ATGGCTGCGACGAGGAAATTGCAAG GCGAAATTGATCGATGCTTAAAAAAAGTAGCCGAGGGCGTCGAAACGTTTGAAGATATTTGGAAGAAAGTACACAATGCTACGAACACTAACCAGAAG CAAAAACATCTGCAGGAGAAATATGAGGCAGATCTCAAAAAGGAAATCAAGAAACTTCAGCGATTACGAGATCAAATCAAATCCTGGATTGCCTCGGCCGAGATCAAGGATAAGAGCTCTCTGCTTGAAAATCGAAGGCTCATTGAAACG CAAATGGAACGCTTCAAGGTGGTCGAGCGCgagacaaaaacaaaggcTTACTCCAAGGAAGGCTTGGGCGCCGCACAAAAAATGGATCCAGCCCAGCGGATCAAAGACGATGCGCGAAATTGGTTAACCAGCTCAATAAGCTCACTGCAAATACAAATTGATCAATACGAAAGCGAAATTGAGTCTCTGCTGGCGGGTAAAAAGAAACGATTAGACCGGGATAAGCAGGAGCGCATGGACGACCTGCGGGCCAAGTTGGACAGGCATAAATTTCACATAACAAAGCTGGAAACTCTGCTTCGGTTGCTCGACAACGACGGCGTCGAAGCGGATCAAGTGAACAAGATCAAAGACGATGTCGAATATTACATTGATTCGTCGCAAGAGCCTGACTTCGAGGAGAATGAGTTCATCTACGACGACATCATTGGCCTGGACGAGGTGGAGCTCAGCGGGACGGCGACAACGGacagcaacaatagcaacGAAACCAGCGGGTCCCCTAGCAGTGTTACCTCCGGAGGCAGTCCATCCCAATCGCCCGTCACAGTACAACAAGTGCTGCCGGCATCCGTGCAGGCGGCAGCGAATACTGGTAGCAGCGCGGCCAGCGCTGCCTTgttccagcagcaacaggcagcgGCCCAGTCGAATGGCAGCAATGTGGGATATGCGAGCGATACCAGCGCGGCCTCATCTTCGGCGACAACGTCGACGGATCCGGCGGGCAGCGCGGCCACCTTAAGCgggggcggaggcggcggcagcggcgatAAACGCAACAAAAGCAGCGAAAGCAATACCATCAGCAAATCGAAA CCACAACCCCAGCAGATCATCAAGCCCACGCCCGTTCGTGCGACGGCCAAGGTGGCTCCGGGTAGTGAAA CTCAAGTCAAGATTGTCAGCTCAACGCCCAGCAAAAACCAGCAGCTGCCCACGGCTGCAGCGGTGGTAGCTGCCTCCAACTCAGCCCCGAGCAGCAGTAGTGGCAACGGTagcggcaacggcagtggAAGCTCTAGTGTGAGCGCAGGCACGGGGGCGGCCGCACCAACAGCCAGTGGTCACAATCCTGCCGTACAACCGCATGCCCCAACGCCTGGCCTAACTGCCGCCAGCatcgctgctgcagctgccgcagcagTCGTCTCAAGTTCTGCTACACCAGCGATTGCAAGTATCAGCAACGTTCAAGGCCAATCTGTGATTcaagcaacaccaacaattGCATTTGCGGCGGTGGCAAAACACAACACAT CACTCCTGGAAAACGGTCCTGtactgcaacagcagcccaTATCCACAACGGTAGCCGCCATTGTGGGAGCCGGCGCACAGACCCAACAGCcacaacaccagcagcaacagccggcACAATTATCCAATCTTCAAACAAATTCCTCACACTTGCAAAACG GTCTACCTGTCTCGGTCAGTAGTAGTGACAGCAATAGCAATGTCGTTGATGCAATTTCATTGAAAACCATGGCCCAGGAAGCCATCAATCGATCCGCGATCGATGTAAATTCGCTAAGCCAGCAGCcgcagacgcagcagcagcaaagcaacATTGAcacgaggcagcagcagtcgcagcaaTCACTCCTACAACAGCATTTTAGTACGGAAAATACTGCCAACCAGCCGCAGCAAGTGGCgtcccaacagcagcaaaatgcagctgcagctgcagccgcagccgcagctgctgctgcggcagcggctgcaaTGGGAACAATTGCGGCTGCAGCACATGCCGCGGCAGCCAGCAATGGATCCACAACTGGCAGTGGGCTCATGAATCTGGCAAATGCTGCGGGTCAGCCAACCAGCGGTAGTGCCAAGACGCATACTTCCCAACAGCAAATGGCCACAACGGAAGCCCACATTCCGACTCTGCTGGGAGTAACGCCGTTGGGGCCAACGCCACTTCAGAAAGAACATCAGGTGCAGTTTCAAATGATGGAGGCCGCCTACTATCACCTGCCACAGCCCATGGATACGGAGAAGCTACAAACGTATTTCCATCGCGCCCCTGTCCCCACTCCAGCGCACTATCCCCAG GCACAGCTGCCAATATACGATACTGTTGAATTTTATCAACGACTCTCAACGGAGACGCTGTTCTTTGTATTCTACTACATGGAAGGCTCCAAAGCCCAATATCTGGCCGCAAAGGCACTGAAAAAGCAAAGCTGGCGATTCCACACCAAGTACATGATGTGGTTTCAACGGCACGAGGAGCCCAAGATTATCAACGATGATTACGAACAG GGTACGTACATCTATTTTGACTATGAAAAGTGGAG
- the LOC4816337 gene encoding transmembrane protein 53: MSSPSTHPYGLSADDMATQYGATATRRVGGLEREDALEYFIKFPKPSAENDFVLANDNDNEDNNVPIVMLLGWAGCQDRYLMKYSKIYEDRGLITVRYTAPVDTLFWKRSEMIPIGEKILKLIQDMNFDAHPLIFHIFSNGGAYLYQHINLAVIKHKSPLQVRGVIFDSAPGERRMLGLYRAITAIYGKEKRCNCISALVITIGLSFLWFLEETFAAFKSLFVKSSPVHASPFCDLKNEANKYPQLFLYSKGDVVIPYKDVEKFIRLRRDQGIDVTSACFEDAEHVKIYTKYPDQYVQCVCNFVRKCMALPAFNVTVAHPGCGSNELQERQQQTNLKYD; encoded by the exons ATGTCGTCTCCATCAACACATCCGTATGGCCTCTCAGCGGATGATATGGCCACTCAGTACGGAGCAACGGCGACTAGAAGAGTCGGAGGTCTAGAGCGAGAAGATGCCTTGGAATATTTCATCAAGTTTCCCAAGCCCTCTGCAGAGAAcgattttgttttggccaatgACAATGACAACGAGGATAACAATGTTCCCATTGTAATGCTGCTGGGCTGGGCGGGATGCCAGGACCGCTATTTGATGAAGTATTCCAAGATATACGAGGACAGAGG cCTTATCACTGTTCGATATACGGCACCGGTGGACACATTGTTCTGGAAGCGTTCCGAGATGATTCCTATTGGCGAAAAGATCCTCAAGCTAATTCAAGACATGAACTTTGATGCTCACCCTCTGATTTTTCACATCTTCTCCAATGGCGGTGCCTATTTGTATCAGCACATTAATTTGGCTGTCATCAAGCACAAGTCTCCGCTGCAGGTGCGCGGCGTCATCTTCGACTCTGCACCTGGCGAGCGCCGTATGTTGGGGTTGTATCGCGCTATTACGGCCATTTACGGAAAGGAAAAGCGCTGCAATTGCATTTCAGCGCTGGTAATAACAATCGGCCTGAGTTTCCTGTGGTTTCTGGAG GAAACGTTTGCGGCCTTTAAAAGCTTATTTGTGAAATCGTCACCGGTCCACGCCAGTCCATTTTGTGATCTAAAAAATGAAGCAAACAAATATCCCCagctttttttgtattccaaGGGCGATGTGGTTATCCCTTATAAAGATGTAGAGAAGTTCATTCGGCTGCGTCGCGATCAAGGAATTGATGTTACGTCGGCTTGCTTCGAGGATGCTGAGCACGTTAAGATCTATACCAAATATCCCGATCAGTATGTCCAATGCGTCTGCAATTTTGTTAGGAAATGCATGGCACTACCTGCTTTTAATGTTACCGTTGCTCACCCGGGATGTGGGTCCAACGAGCTTCAAGAGAGGCAACAGCAGACAAATCTGAAGTACGATTAG
- the LOC6902741 gene encoding probable cytosolic Fe-S cluster assembly factor GL21135 isoform X2 yields the protein MISLHHHRFGISKECIKPVTVDKTATSKTGAKITVQEDGYYEESESGKQKLQKVEITLQDCLACSGCITSAESVLITQQSEEELLKVLRENAKVKATGDMEQVRTIVFTIATQPLLSLAHRYQLSAEETARHLAGYFRSLGVDYVLCTKVADDLALLECQQEFVERYRDNEELTMLSSSCPGWVCYAEKTHGNFILPYIATTRSPQQIMGVLVKQFLAEKLNIPGSRIYHVTVMPCYDKKLEASRMDFYSEVNESRDVDCVITSVEVEQMLNEDERSLSEHEASDLDWPWSEQRPESMVWSHEATLSGGYAEHIFKFAAKELFNEAPPTELIFKQLRNRDFREISLEKDDKTVLKFAIANGFRNIQNLVQKLKRGKGASYHFVEVMACPSGCINGGAQVRPTTGQHVRELTQQLEELYKKLPRSQPDNAHTKLIYRDFLDGSHTDKSNELLHTSYHAVEKLSTALNIKW from the exons ATGATTTCATTACACCATCACAGGTTCGGTATCAGCAAA GAATGTATAAAGCCAGTGACGGTAGATAAGACAGCAACATCAAAGACTGGAGCTAAAATCACTGTGCAGGAGGATGGGTACTACGAGGAATCAGAG aGCGGCAAACAAAAGCTGCAGAAGGTGGAAATCACTCTGCAGGATTGCCTGGCTTGCTCTGGCTGCATAACCTCAGCCGAATCTGTGCTTATCACGCAACAAAGCGAGGAAGAGCTACTGAAGGTATTGCgggaaaatgcaaaagttaAAGCCACAGGGGACATGGAACAAGTTCGCACAATTGTTTTCACCATTGCCACACAGCCCCTTCTGAGCCTGGCCCATCGCTATCAGTTAAGTGCGGAAGAAACTGCCAGACACTTGGCCGGCTATTTTCGCAGCCTGGGAGTGGACTATGTCCTGTGCACCAAAGTGGCTGACGACCTCGCGCTCCTGGAGTGCCAGCAGGAGTTCGTAGAACGATACCGCGACAACGAGGAGTTGACTATGCTAAGTTCTTCGTGCCCTGGATGGGTATGCTACGCAGAGAAGACACATGGCAATTTTATACTACCTTACATAGCAACCACGCGCTCACCGCAACAGATTATGGGAGTGCTGGTGAAGCAATTTCTAGCGGAGAAACTGAATATACCTGGTTCACGGATCTACCACGTCACAGTGATGCCTTGCTACGACAAGAAGCTCGAAGCGTCGCGCATGGATTTCTACAGTGAAGTGAATGAATCGCGGGATGTGGACTGTGTTATTACTTCAG TTGAGGTGGAACAAATGTTGAACGAAGATGAACGGTCACTTTCCGAGCACGAAGCGTCAGATCTGGACTGGCCCTGGTCGGAACAGAGACCGGAATCAATGGTCTGGTCACACGAGGCTACACTATCTGGCGGTTACGCAGAGCACATCTTTAAATTTGCAGCCAAAGAACTTTTTAACGAGGCTCCACCCACCGAGCTGATTTTCAAGCAGCTCCGAAATCGTGACTTTCGAGAGATTTCGCTGGAAAAGGATGACAAGACAGTTTTGAAGTTTGCTATCGCGAATGGGTTTCGAAACATACAGAATCTGGTGCAAAAGCTAAAGCGAGGCAAGGGGGCCAGCTATCATTTTGTTGAGGTCATGGCTTGTCCTTCCGGCTGCATCAATGGTGGCGCCCAGGTGCGTCCCACCACTGGCCAGCACGTCCGCGAGCTAACCCAGCAGCTTGAGGAGTTGTATAAGAAACTTCCTCGCTCTCAGCCTGACAACGCACACACGAAGCTGATCTATAGAGATTTTCTTGATGGGTCCCACACGGACAAGTCAAATGAGCTGCTCCATACTAGCTACCATGCAGTTGAGAAACTCTCAACGGCACTTAATATTAAATGGTAA
- the LOC6902741 gene encoding probable cytosolic Fe-S cluster assembly factor GL21135 isoform X1, with the protein MSRFSGALQLTDLDDFITPSQECIKPVTVDKTATSKTGAKITVQEDGYYEESESGKQKLQKVEITLQDCLACSGCITSAESVLITQQSEEELLKVLRENAKVKATGDMEQVRTIVFTIATQPLLSLAHRYQLSAEETARHLAGYFRSLGVDYVLCTKVADDLALLECQQEFVERYRDNEELTMLSSSCPGWVCYAEKTHGNFILPYIATTRSPQQIMGVLVKQFLAEKLNIPGSRIYHVTVMPCYDKKLEASRMDFYSEVNESRDVDCVITSVEVEQMLNEDERSLSEHEASDLDWPWSEQRPESMVWSHEATLSGGYAEHIFKFAAKELFNEAPPTELIFKQLRNRDFREISLEKDDKTVLKFAIANGFRNIQNLVQKLKRGKGASYHFVEVMACPSGCINGGAQVRPTTGQHVRELTQQLEELYKKLPRSQPDNAHTKLIYRDFLDGSHTDKSNELLHTSYHAVEKLSTALNIKW; encoded by the exons ATGTCGAGGTTCAGTGGTGCGCTGCAGCTCACTGATTTAGATGATTTCATTACACCATCACAG GAATGTATAAAGCCAGTGACGGTAGATAAGACAGCAACATCAAAGACTGGAGCTAAAATCACTGTGCAGGAGGATGGGTACTACGAGGAATCAGAG aGCGGCAAACAAAAGCTGCAGAAGGTGGAAATCACTCTGCAGGATTGCCTGGCTTGCTCTGGCTGCATAACCTCAGCCGAATCTGTGCTTATCACGCAACAAAGCGAGGAAGAGCTACTGAAGGTATTGCgggaaaatgcaaaagttaAAGCCACAGGGGACATGGAACAAGTTCGCACAATTGTTTTCACCATTGCCACACAGCCCCTTCTGAGCCTGGCCCATCGCTATCAGTTAAGTGCGGAAGAAACTGCCAGACACTTGGCCGGCTATTTTCGCAGCCTGGGAGTGGACTATGTCCTGTGCACCAAAGTGGCTGACGACCTCGCGCTCCTGGAGTGCCAGCAGGAGTTCGTAGAACGATACCGCGACAACGAGGAGTTGACTATGCTAAGTTCTTCGTGCCCTGGATGGGTATGCTACGCAGAGAAGACACATGGCAATTTTATACTACCTTACATAGCAACCACGCGCTCACCGCAACAGATTATGGGAGTGCTGGTGAAGCAATTTCTAGCGGAGAAACTGAATATACCTGGTTCACGGATCTACCACGTCACAGTGATGCCTTGCTACGACAAGAAGCTCGAAGCGTCGCGCATGGATTTCTACAGTGAAGTGAATGAATCGCGGGATGTGGACTGTGTTATTACTTCAG TTGAGGTGGAACAAATGTTGAACGAAGATGAACGGTCACTTTCCGAGCACGAAGCGTCAGATCTGGACTGGCCCTGGTCGGAACAGAGACCGGAATCAATGGTCTGGTCACACGAGGCTACACTATCTGGCGGTTACGCAGAGCACATCTTTAAATTTGCAGCCAAAGAACTTTTTAACGAGGCTCCACCCACCGAGCTGATTTTCAAGCAGCTCCGAAATCGTGACTTTCGAGAGATTTCGCTGGAAAAGGATGACAAGACAGTTTTGAAGTTTGCTATCGCGAATGGGTTTCGAAACATACAGAATCTGGTGCAAAAGCTAAAGCGAGGCAAGGGGGCCAGCTATCATTTTGTTGAGGTCATGGCTTGTCCTTCCGGCTGCATCAATGGTGGCGCCCAGGTGCGTCCCACCACTGGCCAGCACGTCCGCGAGCTAACCCAGCAGCTTGAGGAGTTGTATAAGAAACTTCCTCGCTCTCAGCCTGACAACGCACACACGAAGCTGATCTATAGAGATTTTCTTGATGGGTCCCACACGGACAAGTCAAATGAGCTGCTCCATACTAGCTACCATGCAGTTGAGAAACTCTCAACGGCACTTAATATTAAATGGTAA
- the LOC4816661 gene encoding uncharacterized protein produces MRRRELQTIQLKLSELKEYEQAKLERIKTRQQVVTPRTPTPPSDNEVLAMPSTSVPAILLASGATETEEDACSTTKPTSSM; encoded by the coding sequence atgCGACGCCGAGAACTCCAAACTATTCAACTAAAGCTATCCGAACTGAAGGAGTATGAACAAGCGAAGCTGGAGCGGATTAAGACGCGCCAGCAGGTGGTGACGCCGCGCACGCCAACCCCCCCCTCGGACAACGAGGTTTTGGCGATGCCCTCAACCAGCGTTCCAGCAATACTCCTGGCTAGTGGCGCTACTGAAACCGAGGAAGATGCTTGTTCCACGACCAAGCCCACATCGTCTATGTAA